The Polaribacter sp. Q13 sequence GCTGGTTTTTTACGTATTAAAAATGGAAAAAATCCGTTAGATGATTCTGGTGTGCATCCAGAAAGTTATGCATTGGTTGATAAAATAGCGAAAGACAATCAGAAAAAAGTATCCGAATTTATTGGTAATAAAGAACTGATTCAAAAAATCGACCTAAAAAAATATATTACAGATACTATTGGTTTGCCTACTTTAGAAGACATTGTTAAAGAATTAGAAAAACCAGGTGTAGACCCAAGAGAAAAGGCAAAAGTATTTTCTTTTGATAAAAACATTAAAACGATTGCAGATTTAAGAATCGGACAAATATTACCAGGAATTGTAAATAACATTACCAATTTTGGTTGTTTTGTTGATGTTGGAATCAAAGAAAGTGGCTTAATTCACGTTTCTAATTTATCGGATACTTTTGTAAAAGATGTAAATGCCATTGTTAATTTACAACAACAAATTATCGTAAAAGTACTAGAAGTTGATGTGGTTAGAAAACGTATTCAATTGGCTTTAGTAAAGTAAAATAAAATAATAATTTCTTATATTTATAAAATGAGCAATAAAACAGAAAATAATGATCTTTGGGATAATTTAACGGATTCTCAAAAGAATGAGATACAACAAGAAGTTAACGAATCAAATAAAAAGAAAAAAGTCTCTTGGGAGGATGCTAAAAAAGAGCTTTCAAAATTGAAATAAAATGCAGTTCCTTCATGTTTTAGAAAGTAAAAAAGTTTTTTTTAAAAAATATTTTTTGCAAAAAATATAAATACAATTCTTGCTTTTCTAAAACAAATAATTTTAAATTTTTAGAGGTTGATCTAGTTAGAAATCAAATTCAATTGACTTTAATCAAGTCAATTAATAATTTATTATCTTTATAAAAAGAAAACAAAATGGATATTCAAACAACAAAAATAGCATTGATAAAAGAAATTTTAGATATTGAAAATCCGGAAACTCTTTTAAAAATAAGAAATATAATTGATGAATCTAATTTTGATATAAATACCGTTAATGAAAATAATATAGATTATGACAATTTAAAACCTTCTCTACAAAAAAGAAAACTAGCATTTATTACTGATTTCATCAATTTAGAGAATGAAGAAACAATATCTAAACTTGAAAAATCACTTTCGCAAAACAATGATTTTTGGAATGATTTAAGTCTTTCAGAAAAAGAAGAAATTGAACAAGGTATTAAAGAATTAGACGAAGGTAAAAGAGTTTCTTATGAGTCTGTTTTAAATGAAGTCTCTTAATGCAAGTTTTTTATTCCAAACTAGCAAGACTTAAATATATTAGAATAACAAATTATCTACTTGAAACCTGGAGCTTACAAAGCAAAAACAATTTTATTAAAAAGTTTGATTTAAAAATTCAACAAATAAAATTACATCCCTATAGTTGCTTAGAATCATTTGAATATAAAGGTCTTTACAAATGTGTTGTTACAAAACAAACCACTTTTTATTATAGAGTTCTTCAAAATCAACAAGAAATAGAAATCATTACTATTTTTGACACCAGACAAAATCCTAATAAGTTAAATAAAGATTTGTAAAACTTCCCAAATAATTTTTAGCTTAAATTTATAAGGAATAAATCAAATGCGATACATAAAAACACTTAAGTAACCATATACAAATTCCAATTTTAGACCTCACAGGTTTTAAAATCCTGTGAGGTCTTTTTAGTTTCAATTAAATTCATAAAAAAAATATTGAATTGTTTATAAATTTTAACTTTCATCAATTTTAAAAACTTGATATATTTCTTTTTTTCCTTAATTTCGACCTCACAAAAATAATCAATGAAAGTCTGTATTGCCGAAAAGCCATCTGTAGCAAGAGAAATAGCTAGTATTCTGGGAGCCAACACAAAACGTGATGGTTATTACGAAGGAAACGGTTATGCAGTAACGTATACATTCGGGCATTTATGTACCCTTTTAGAACCTAAAGATTACAAACCGCATTGGAAAAGTTGGGATTTAAACAACTTACCCATGCTTCCAGAACGTTTTGATACCAAAGTTACTGGAGATGCAGGAATAAAAAAACAATTCAATATTGTAAAATCTTTATTCGAAAAAGCAGACGTTATCATTAATTGTGGGGATGCGGGAACAGAAGGAGAATTGATTCAGCGTTGGGTAATTAACCAATGTGGCTATAAAGGAAAAGTTCTCCGTTTATGGATTTCCTCCTTAACAGAAGAAGCTATTAAAGAAGGTTTTAACAACTTAAAACCAGCAGAACAATACGACAATTTATATTACGCAGGATATTCTAGAGCAATCGGAGATTGGCTTTTAGGTTTAAATGCAACTCGTTTATACACCGTAAAATTTGGCGGATTTAAACAGGTTTTATCGGTAGGTAGAGTACAAACTCCTACCCTAGCCATGTTGGTAAATCGTTATTTTGAAATTGAAAACTTTAAACCACAACCGTATTGGGAATTACAAACAACCTATAGAAATACACTGTTTAATTATGAAGATGGTCGATTTTTAAAACAAGAAGACGGACAAGTTCTTGCTAATAAAGTTAAAGAATCTGATTTTGAAATTGTTTCTGTTACCAAGAAAAAAGGAAAAGAATACGCTCCTAAATTGTTTGATTTAACGGGTTTACAAGTATATTGTAATAATAAATTTGGTTTTTCTGCAGATGAAACACTAAAAATGGTTCAGAAGTTATATGAGATGAAAGTGGTTACGTATCCAAGAGTTGATACTACTTTTTTACCAAATGATGTGTATCCTAAAATTGCAGGAATTTTATCGAAATTAACTAATTACAGCGAGCTTACAGAACCGCTTTTAGGTAAAAAGATCAAAAAATCAAAACGTGTTTTTGATGATAAAAAAGTAACGGATCACCACGCTATTATTCCTACCGGAATTCAGGGGAATTTACAATACAATCAGCAACAAGTGTACGATATTATTACACGTAGATTTATTGGTGTTTTTTATCCAGATTCTGATGTTTCTAACACTTCTGTAATTGGTAAAGCGGCTGACGTTCCTTTTAAAACTACAGGTAAAGAAATTTTAACTAAAGGATGGCGTGTTGCTTTTGAAACTGAAGAAAGCAAGATTAAAAAAGAAATGAATGAGAAAACAACTTTGCCTTCTTTTGTAAAAGGAGAGAAAGGACCTCACGAACCTTCGTTTTTAGAAAAAGAAACAAAACCACCAAGAAACTTTACTGAAGCAAGTTTATTACGCGCCATGGAAACTGCCGGAAAGCAAGTTGATGATGATGAAATGCGAGAGCTCATGAAAGAAAACGGAATTGGTAGACCGTCTACAAGAGCAAGTATTATTGAAACTTTGTTCCGAAGAAAATATATTGAGCGTAAGAAAAAATTGGTTTTGCCTACACAAACGGGAATCGATTTAATTAATATTATTGATAACGAATTATTAAAATCTGCCGAATTAACTGGGCGTTGGGAAAAACGTTTAAAAGAAATTGAACGAGGAGAATTTAATGCCGGAACTTTTATAAATAATATGAAGAAAATGGTAGATGAATTGGTCTATGAGGTCCGTTCTAATACTTCTAAAAAACGAATTTCATCTAACTCTTCTGTCGTTGTGAGCGAAAAGAAGCAATCTGCTAGTTCAAAAACAAAATCTTCCAAAAAACAGGTTGCAGGTAAAACGTGTCCGAAATGTAAAAAAGGACACATTTTAAAAGGCTCCTCTGCTTTTGGGTGCTCTGAATATAAAAATAATTGCGATTTAAAAATTCCTTTTGAAATCTATGGAAAAAAGGTTTCTGAAAACCAATTAATTAGATTGATTGATAAAGGATGTACAACCAATTTAAAAGGTTTTAAGACCAACAATGGTTCTGTAGAAGGATTAATTAGATTTGATGATGATTTTAGTTTAAAATTAGAACCAAAACAAAAAGTTGCTAATTCTAGCTCCGTTGAGAAGAGTTCTGATAAAATTATCTGTCCAAAATGTAAAAAAGGAACTATTTTAAAAGGAAAAACTGCTTACGGTTGTTCTAATTATAAAAATGGTTGCGATTTCGTTTTCACCTTTGAAAACATCAAAAAAATAGCCAACGGAAAACCGTTGACTAAAGAATTGGTACTAAAAATTATAAGTGCTTAAAATTTTAACGAGTTATCATTTCGAAATGAACTTTTTTAAGCGATTGAGAAATTTCACATACTCTTTACACTAAGAACAAGTAAAATATATATCTTAATCTGCATACATTTTATCAATCAGTTCTTTATATTTTTTTTGAATTACTTTACGTTTTAGTTTTAAAGTAGCTGTTATTTCTCCTGCTTCTAAACTAAACTCTTTAGGCAATAGGGTAAATTTCTTTATTTTCTCAAATTTTGAAAACTCTTTTTGTAATTCCTCAAAACGTTTTTCAAACATGGCTTTAATCTGATTATTATTAATCAAATCTTCTATGTCTTTAAAACTAATTTTATGTTCTTCTGCGTATTTTTTAATATTCTCGAAACTAGGCACCGCTAACGCCGTAACATATTTTTGTTGATCTCCTATTACTGCTATTTGCTCTATAAAAGAATCACTTACCAAGGCCATTTCAAGTTTTTGAGGAGCAATATATTTTCCTCCAGAAGTTTTCATTAAATCTTTAATTCTATCGGTAATCACTAAATTACCTAATTTGTCTATTTTTCCTGCATCACCAGTTTTAAACCAACCATTTTCAAAAACTTCTGCTGTTGCTTCTGGTTTTTTATAATAGCCTTTCATAACCCCAGGTCCTTTTACTAAAATTTCATTATTATGACCTATTTTAATTTCTGTTCCTGAAATTGGTTTTCCTGCAGAATTAAATTCGAAATAGTGATCACCAAACAACGTAACTGTAGCTGTTGTTTCTGTTAAACCATACCCGCATTTTATATTTAATGCAAACGAATGGAAAAACGAAACCAAATCTGGACCTAAAGGAGCGCCTCCACAAGGCATAAATTTTATATTTCCGCCAAAGACATCTCGTAATTTGCTCAATACTAATTTGTCTGCAACTTTATACTTTAACTTTAGTGATAAAGGCACTTTTTTCTCAAGACGTTTGTACTTATTGTGGTATTTATTCCCAACTCCCAATGCCCAACTTGCTAATTTCATTTTAGTTGGTGAAGCTTCTTTTCTCTTTTCTTGAATGGCTGTAAAAATTTTCTCAAAAATTCTAGGAACCGTACACATTAAAGTTGGTTTCACCTCTTTTAGAACATCTGCAATTTTCTTTGGATCTTGGTTAAAATACACCTGAATTCCTTTGTGCAAACAGAAAAACACCCAACTACGTTCGTAAATATGGCTTAACGGTAAAAAACTTAATGAAACATCATTTTCATCCACATCAATCTCTTCATCATGCGCTTTTAATGAGGAACCAAAGTTGTTGTGATCTAACATCACTCCTTTCGGTTCTCCTGTTGTTCCAGAGGTGTAAATAATACTTGCTAAATCATCTAATTTAGAGTCAAAATGGCGTTTTTCTAATTCAGTATCAATGCTTTTTGGAAATTCTGCATTTATAAAATCAGTAAAATAAACAGCATTTTTATGATTTCTTAAATCAACTGTTTTAGTTAAAGCAACTATTAATTTCAGATATTTATTATTTTCCGAAATGTGTTCAACTTTATCAAATTCTTCTTGATCCCCAACAAACAAAACACTAATTTCTGCATCGTTTACAACGTATTCCACTTCTTTTGTAGAATTGGTTGCATAAATAGGAATGGTTACAGCTCTTACTCCCATAATTCCCAAATCGGATATAATCCATTCGGTCATATTTTGAGCAAAAACACCAATATTATTTTGTTCTTTTATTCCAAAGTTGATTAATGCTTTTGAAACTTGTTGAATTTGAAAGTAAAAAGAATCCCAGGTAATTCCTTTCCAACTTTGTGAGGCTTCATCTTTATAAAAAATAGCTTCTTTAGTTGTAAATCTCTTGGTATTATCTTTAATTACTTGTAGTAAATGTGTGTAATTCATAATTAATCTTTAGATTATTTTAAACTAAGAATATTATAACAAACAAATTTACGAATATTTAGAAGACTTAAATACAAATAACCTTTTAGATTACTCGTAATAAATAGAAAAAAAATTACAATTATATTTATTGATAAAAAATTAGTTTTACAGATTATTAATCAATAATTTACATTTTTTTAAATTTTATAATTTTAAAAAAAACCTAACGTTATAGTTGTTAAGGTATTCACTTATTTTTACCTAATTTTATCGAAATATTAAAATAATAAATGGATTTTACAAACCCTCTAGTATATGGTGTTCCTTGTTTTTTAGGACTAATTTTAGTAGAATTAGCGTATAGCAAACATCATAAAAAAGAAGAAAACAAAAAACTTTATAAATGGAAAGATTTAGCTGCAAGCCTTACAATGGGTATTGGCTCTGCTATTTTAGCTCCTTTAACAAAAACGATTGCTGCCATAGTGCTGTTTAATTTTGTGTACGATCTTTTTAACCCTTTGGTTGAAGGAATTCGTACAAATATTATGGGGTATGAATCTTTTGGTTATGCTTGGTATATTTGGATAATTTGTCAACTTTTAGATGATTTTAGTTATTATTGGTTTCATAGACAGAACCATAATGTTCGTTTTCTTTGGGCTGCGCATATTGTACATCACTCTTCTGATAATTTTAATTTAGGTACTGCGGTAAGAAATGGTTGGTTTACAATTTTTTATAAACCTTTTTTTTATATGTGGATTACCGCTATTGGGTTTCCTCCAGAAATGCTGGTCGTATGTTTGGGTATTGAAGCTTTATGGCAATTTCAGTTGCATACTGTTTATATACCCAAATTAGGTTTCTTTGAAAAAATATTTAATACACATACAATGCACCAAGTGCATCATGCCCAAAATATGGAATATATGGATAAAAATCATGGTGGTTTTTTAAATGTATTTGATAGAATTTTTGGAACATGGAAAGAGCTTGATGAAACCATTGAAATAAAATATGGAGTAACAGCACCTCCTAATTCATACAATCCATTAGTAATTTTAACACATGAGTATAAAGATATTTGGAGTGATATGAAAAAATCTAAGAACTGGTATCATAAATTCATGTATGCTTTTGCAGCTCCTGGATGGAGCCATGATGGAAGTACGCTTACCATTAAACAGACTCGAAAGGCTATGAGTGAAGAATAGTATTTAAATAAAAAATCTGTCAGTTTTTAAAAACTGACAGATTTTTTATTTGATCTTATATATGCTATTTACTTTTAGTAAAACATAGAGTTAACAAGGCAGTTAGCCCTGATTGAACGGTTTGTTTGAGCTCTTTTGAGGCACGAAAAAAGCGAGTAGTGAAAGCAGGAAGTAGCTTCTAAAAAAATTAAGAAACTAACTGACTAAAATACTCAAAGATTTCTCCTTTAGAAATAACACTTCCTTTTTCTATTAAGTCGAAAATTTCGGTATTTCTTTCGTCTTTATTATAAGGTTTTGTGCCTTTAAAAATCTCTACAGAATTATCCATCGGGTTTTGCATTAACCATTCGAAACCTTTTTGTTCAAGTAAATTAATATCCCAAGTTATTTTTATCGCAATTCTATGAATTTCTTCTGCATCGCACTTAAATAGGTTTACAGAGGTTTTAGAGAAATGTTCTACGTAGTTTGTTTTTGTTAGAACATCGTCCCAAACCACATCAGAAAAAACATTCATTTCTTCTTCTGCCACTTCTGGTGTTTCTTCTTTAATTTGATTCCATTCTTTTACATCGATACTTTGTGTTGCTAAAAAACGAGCAAAATCTTCATGTAAACTTTCGAATTGTTCTTTGGTAAGTTGTCTATATTTCATAATTAATGGTAAAAAAAACCGCCCAATTATGGGCGGTTCAAATATCTAATTTTAAAACTGATTTAGAAAATATAACGTAAACCAATTTGTGCTTGCCAACGAGATCTTAAATCTGAAACGGGTGTAAATGTTTCTGTTAAGTCTGTATTAAAAGTATAAATTGGTGTATTGGTAGCATCTACAGTTACAGCTAATGGTTGTAAATCTCTTGGTTCTTGTACAACTCCCCAATCTGAATTTAGTAAGTTACCTATATTTAAAATATCTAAACTAATTTGAACTGTGTGTTCTTTACTTTCTGATACTTTAAAGTTAATGTCTTGTAACATTTTAAAATCCCAACGAGACCTCCATGGAGATAATGCCCCATAACGTTCTACGTACTCTCCTCGTCTATCACTTAAATAATCATCTTGATTGATGTAAGCTTCAAAAGCATCTGCTTGTCCTATTCCTGTAAATTGCATTTGACTTAATTCTGATACAGTTGGTACATATAATAAATCATTGTTCTGAAAAGAAGAATCTCCATTTATATTACCAGCATATGTATAATTAAATCTTCCACCTCTTGCATATTCAAAGAAAGTAGAAAAAGTTGTTGGAGCATTTTCTCCGAAGAAGTTAAACTTCTTAGAAGCTACACCAATAAATCTGTGTGTATCTCCGTATTTAGAATATGATAATACATCTTGATTTGCGTCTCCTAAATTTGGATTAAAATCAAAAGCATCTCCAGTAATTTCTGCTTCTATTGAGTTTACATCTTTAGCATCTAAATAATTATAAGCTACACTTGCATATAACCCATTATCAAAAGATTTTTGTAATTTTAAAGAGGCATTCCAAACTCTTCCTTTATTAGAATTTGTAAATACATAGGCATTGTTTCCTTTATCTCCATCTAAATAAGTTGGTCTATCATCTCCTGGCGCATTTAAAGTTCCAGAAGGATTTCTTAATCCCCAGTTTTGTACATGAGCTCCATTAATATCTTTTGTATACGAAATATCTGTAGTAGCAATTATTCCGTTATCAAATCTATGATCTACACCAATATTTGTTCTCCAAACTTGTGGCCATTTAAAATCTGGATCTACAACTTGATAAAAGAAACTATCTAAACCTTGTACTTGATTACCTAACCATACAAAAGGAAAACGTCCTGTAAAAATACCGCTTCCACCTCTAACTTGTGTTGTTCCATCTCCACTAGCATCCCAATTGAAACCAAATCTTGGTGAGAATAAGAAACCATTATCTGGTAATGTTCTAGAGTCTATTTTAGTTGTTTGATTTGTATTAGGATTAAAATAATCGATACTTGGGTCAAACGTAAATGGTTTTCTAGCTATGTTTTCATCAATTTTATCTTGAGTATCAAAATACAAAGGTTTATCAAAACGAATACCGTACGTTAATTTAAAATTGTCATTTACATTCCATTCATCTTGTACATAAAGAGCAAACTGACCAACATTTGTTTCAGCTAAAGCCCATCCATCTCCTGTAGGTAAACTATTATTTGTAGTATTTAGTGATTCTGCATTTGCTATTGCAGAAGCTAAAGTTCCATCATTAACATCTGTCATAAAAGCAGCTAAACTACCATAAGCAGCAAAAGCTCCAACTTCTTGAACAAAATCACCATTTTCATCATATCCATAAGCTCCTAAATTAAATGAGTTATCAAACTGAAATTTTTCAAAAGATACACCTGCAGTAATTGTATGATTTTCTAATAAGAAGTTTGTATTATTTGAAATTTGAAATACTTTTTGATCTAAAGTATTATTAATCGAAAAAGGTTCGTGACCAGTAATTATATAGTTACTTCCATTACCATCTTGAATTGTAATAGCTGGAATTGGACTTGATAAAGGCGTTCTATAATCATCAAAATGAGTATAACCCGTCTGAAACTTATTTGTAATTTTATCAGAAAAAGTTGAATTTAATTCTAATTGAAAAGAATTTATATTATTGTTAATTTCATAACCTGAATTTTCGAATTGTAATGTTTGAAAATTAGGACCTCTAGTTCCTAAAGCTGTAGGATGTGCAGAATTTTCTTTAGAAGCATTTAAAAAGTTATAAATTAAAGATAATCTATGATCTTGATTTATATTTAAATCTAATTTAAAAATACCTTTAGAAGATTTAGATCCATAATTAAATCCTTGATATCTCCCCGTGTCATAACCTAATCCAGAAAGTGAATTTTGCACTGTTACTAAGTCTGATTCTAAAACGCTAGACTCATTAATAGCTAATGTTCCATCGTTGTTATTAGGTATCCAACCTGCTGTACCTAAATCTGTTCTATCATCTTTCTCGTAATTTGCAAAGAAAAATAATTTATTTTTGATAATAGGGCCTCCAATACTAAATCCAAATTGTTTTTGACTTAAATCTGGTTTTACAACATCTTCTCCTTTAACCTTACCTCCTGTTAAATCTTCATTTCTAAAGAAACCGTAAACTGTTCCTTTAAATTCGTTTGTTCCACTCTTTGTAACTGCATTTACAGAAGCTCCTGTAAAACCAGATTGAGTAACATCATAAGGAGCAATAGAAACAGAAATTTGCTCAATTGCATCTAAAGATATTGGTTGTGCTCCTGTTTGACCTCCTGGTGTTGGAGAATCTAACCCGAAAGGGTTTGTAAAAATAGCACCGTCTAAAGAAAAGTTATTAAACTGATCATTTTTACCTCCAAAAGAATTTCCACTTGCAGAAGGTTCTAATCTTGTAAAGTCTGCTGCTGACCTAGAAATTGTTGGTAATGTTTTTAATTGTGTTGCAGATACACTTGTTTGTGCACCTGTTCTATCACTATTAAAAGTAGAATTTTTAGATGATGAAATAACTATTTCCTCTAAAGACTCTCCTTCTTCAGCTAACTTACCATTAACATTGGTCGTTTTACCTAATGATAAAAAAACACCATTTACTTCTTGAGTTTTAAATCCTAAATAACTAAATGTAATCTTATAAGGTCCGCCTACTCTTAAGTTTAAAACAGTAAATCTACCATTTTCTTGAGCTGTAGTACCAGTTAAAGTTCCGGTAGGAGTGTGCAAAACAGAAATTGTTGCACCAAACAAAGGTTCTCCTGCAACATCTGTTACAATTCCTTTAATTTTAGATGTTGTAACCTGTGCATTTACAGGTGTTAAACCCCAAATTAGAAATGATAATAATAAAAGTAGTTTTTTTGTCATTTTTCTGGTTTTAAGTTTATAAAACCAAAAATAGCACAAAAAAAAAGTCTACTCCTTAGAGTAGACTTTTAGTTCTTAACAATTATTTAACAATTGTTACTTATTCAGCAATAACTTCAAAAATAATTTCAGCAACTACTGCTCTATGTAATCTTACAGAAGCTTCATATTTACCTAATCTTTTTACAGAACCACCAACAACTTTAATAAATTTCTTATCTAAGTCTGTTCCTGCTTTTGCAAGAGCTGCAGCTAAATCGATGTTGTTTACAGAACCAAATAATTTGTCTCCTGAACCAACTTTAGATGCAATTTTAATTTCATATCCTTTAACTGCTTCTGCTATTGTAGTAGCATCTTCAATTAATTTAGCTTCTTTGTAAGCACGTTGTTTTAAATTCTCTGCTAAAACTTTCTTTGCAGATGAAGTAGCTAAAACTGCTTGTCTTGTAGGGATTAAAAAGTTTCTACCATATCCGTTTTTCACTTCTACGATATCGTCTTTAAATCCTAAATTTTCTACGTCTTGTCTTAATATCAATTCCATGTTCTACCTCTTTATTATTTTAACATATCTCCAACGTAAGGCATTAACGCTAAATGACGCGCTCTTTTAATTGCTTGCGCAACTTTACGTTGATATTTTAATGATGTTCCTGTTAAACGTCTTGGTAAAATTTTACCTTGTTCGTTTACTAAATACATTAAGAAGTCTGCATCTTTAAAATCGATATACTTGATATCTTTTTTCTTAAATCTACAATATTTAGCTTCTTTTTTAGTGTCTATATCTAATGGCGTTAAATATCTAACGTCAGCAGATTTACCGCCTTTTGCTTGTTGTTCTATTGATGCCATTTCTTATTTTTTTGTAGATTTAACACGTTCAGTTCTAATTTTTGCCCAAGCAGCAGCATGTTTGTCTAATTTAACAGTTAGGTAACGCATAACGCTATCATCTCTTCTAAATTCTAACTCATATGCAGAGATTTCTTCTCCAGCAATTTTAAACTCTAATAAGTGATAAAAACCACTTTTTTTCTTTTGGATTGGATACGCTAATTTCTTAAGGCCCCAATTCTCTTTTGAGATCATTTCAGCTCCTTTGGAAACTAAATAATCTTCGAATTTTTGTACTGTCTCCTTTATCTGAGTGTCAGATAAAACGGGATTCAAAATGAAAACAGTTTCGTAATGATTCATAAATTAAATATTTATTGTTTATTTTTAAGGCTGCAAATATAATAACTTTTTTATAATTAGAGTTATATATTGCAGTTATTCTTACTTTTAAAAAGTAAAAAGAGAAGTTTAATGCAAAGAATTATAAATTCTTCTATTTTTTTGCTTTTAAAACACCTTTAAAAGCAATTGTATTTTATTCTATTAATCAAATTTCACAAACGTCCTATAAATTAGTAGAGATGATAAAACCTCCAGGTTGAAACACTAAAACAACACTGGAGATTTATCAAGAATATTGTAATTAAACTTTAGACTTCAAATGCTTCTAAATGAAATGCTTCACTAATTTCTTTATACACAATTTTTCCTTTTATAATATTTAATCC is a genomic window containing:
- the rplI gene encoding 50S ribosomal protein L9, encoding MELILRQDVENLGFKDDIVEVKNGYGRNFLIPTRQAVLATSSAKKVLAENLKQRAYKEAKLIEDATTIAEAVKGYEIKIASKVGSGDKLFGSVNNIDLAAALAKAGTDLDKKFIKVVGGSVKRLGKYEASVRLHRAVVAEIIFEVIAE
- the rpsR gene encoding 30S ribosomal protein S18, whose amino-acid sequence is MASIEQQAKGGKSADVRYLTPLDIDTKKEAKYCRFKKKDIKYIDFKDADFLMYLVNEQGKILPRRLTGTSLKYQRKVAQAIKRARHLALMPYVGDMLK
- the rpsF gene encoding 30S ribosomal protein S6, which produces MNHYETVFILNPVLSDTQIKETVQKFEDYLVSKGAEMISKENWGLKKLAYPIQKKKSGFYHLLEFKIAGEEISAYELEFRRDDSVMRYLTVKLDKHAAAWAKIRTERVKSTKK